A region of Aestuariirhabdus haliotis DNA encodes the following proteins:
- the rplJ gene encoding 50S ribosomal protein L10, whose product MALGLEDKKAIVAEVQEAAKGALSAVVADSRGVTVSDMTALRAQARENGVWLKVVRNTLARRAVEGTDYECLVETFVGPTLIAFSNEHPGAAARVLSDFAKGNDNFEVKAAAFEGELAEVAMLAKLPTYDEAIARLMSVMKEAAAGKLVRTIAAIRDQKEEQAA is encoded by the coding sequence GTGGCTTTAGGACTAGAAGACAAAAAAGCGATTGTTGCCGAAGTCCAGGAAGCTGCTAAAGGTGCTTTGTCAGCGGTTGTTGCCGATTCTCGTGGCGTAACCGTTTCTGATATGACTGCATTGCGTGCACAGGCGCGTGAGAACGGCGTTTGGTTAAAAGTCGTTCGTAACACCCTGGCTCGCCGCGCAGTAGAAGGCACTGACTACGAATGCCTCGTAGAGACATTCGTTGGTCCTACTTTGATTGCGTTTTCTAATGAGCATCCCGGCGCCGCTGCACGCGTGCTGTCCGATTTTGCGAAAGGGAACGACAACTTCGAAGTAAAAGCAGCAGCTTTTGAAGGCGAATTGGCTGAAGTGGCGATGTTAGCCAAACTGCCAACTTACGACGAAGCGATCGCACGTTTGATGAGCGTGATGAAAGAAGCAGCAGCAGGAAAGCTGGTTCGTACCATTGCCGCCATCCGCGACCAGAAAGAAGAGCAGGCTGCCTAA
- the nusG gene encoding transcription termination/antitermination protein NusG, translated as MSQRWYVVHAYSGYEKQVLRSIKERIERHEMQDQFGEVLVPVEEVVEMRGGQKRKSERKFFPGYVLVQMEMNDDTWHLIKDTPRVMGFIGGTADKPAPITEREANAILQRVEDGSEKPKPKTLFEPGEMVRVIDGPFADFNGVVEQVNYEKSRLHVAVLIFGRSTPVELEFGQVEKG; from the coding sequence ATGAGTCAAAGATGGTATGTCGTGCACGCCTATTCTGGTTATGAGAAGCAGGTACTGCGCTCTATAAAGGAGCGTATTGAGCGGCACGAAATGCAGGATCAGTTTGGTGAGGTCCTGGTTCCTGTTGAGGAAGTGGTTGAAATGCGGGGTGGGCAGAAGCGGAAGAGTGAGCGTAAGTTTTTCCCTGGTTATGTTCTCGTGCAGATGGAAATGAATGATGACACCTGGCACCTTATTAAGGATACGCCGCGTGTAATGGGCTTTATTGGAGGTACCGCTGACAAGCCGGCACCAATTACTGAGCGTGAAGCCAATGCGATTCTTCAGCGTGTTGAGGATGGTAGCGAGAAGCCCAAGCCTAAGACCCTGTTTGAGCCAGGTGAAATGGTGCGTGTTATTGATGGGCCGTTTGCTGACTTTAATGGCGTTGTTGAGCAAGTAAATTATGAGAAGAGCAGGCTGCATGTGGCAGTTTTGATCTTCGGTCGCTCTACTCCGGTAGAGCTGGAATTTGGCCAGGTAGAAAAAGGCTAG
- the secE gene encoding preprotein translocase subunit SecE yields MAAKLETENVSRFDGVKWFVVVAIVVAGAYGNQYYSDESVLYRVLALLALAGVALFVAAQTAKGHAALVLMKESKAEVRRVVWPSRQETTQTTLIVVAAVLVVGLLLWGLDSLLSWAINLLIG; encoded by the coding sequence ATGGCTGCAAAATTAGAAACTGAAAACGTAAGCCGCTTTGATGGTGTTAAGTGGTTTGTGGTAGTGGCTATTGTTGTGGCTGGCGCATATGGTAATCAGTACTATTCAGACGAGTCTGTTCTGTATCGAGTGTTGGCTCTGCTGGCGTTAGCGGGTGTTGCTTTGTTTGTGGCGGCGCAGACGGCAAAAGGGCATGCGGCTCTGGTTTTGATGAAAGAGTCTAAAGCCGAGGTTCGTCGTGTTGTATGGCCAAGTCGTCAGGAAACCACGCAAACCACTCTAATTGTTGTCGCGGCAGTTTTGGTTGTAGGTTTGCTGTTGTGGGGGCTTGACTCTCTTTTGAGTTGGGCAATCAACTTGCTGATTGGGTAG
- the rplL gene encoding 50S ribosomal protein L7/L12 → MALTKDDIINAVAEMSVKDVVELIEAMEEKFGVSAAAAVAVAGGGDAGGAAAEEKTEFDVVLTAVGDKKVNVIKAVRAITGLGLKEAKGMVDGAPSTVKEGASKDDAEEAKKQLEEAGAQVEIK, encoded by the coding sequence ATGGCTCTTACTAAAGACGATATCATCAACGCTGTTGCAGAAATGTCTGTTAAAGACGTTGTTGAACTGATTGAAGCAATGGAAGAAAAGTTCGGTGTTAGCGCTGCGGCTGCAGTTGCTGTTGCCGGTGGTGGCGACGCTGGCGGTGCTGCTGCTGAAGAGAAGACCGAGTTTGACGTGGTTCTGACCGCCGTTGGCGACAAGAAAGTTAACGTCATCAAGGCCGTTCGTGCTATCACTGGCCTTGGCTTGAAAGAAGCCAAGGGCATGGTAGACGGCGCTCCTTCTACTGTGAAAGAAGGCGCTAGCAAGGACGACGCTGAAGAAGCTAAGAAGCAGCTTGAAGAAGCAGGTGCTCAGGTAGAGATCAAGTAA
- the rplA gene encoding 50S ribosomal protein L1: protein MTKLTKRAKVIAEKVDVTKQYPLSDAVALLSELSTVKFKESVDVSVNLGVDPRKSDQVVRGATVLPAGTGKDVRVAVFTQGANADAAKEAGADIVGMDDLAEQVKGGNLDFDVVIASPDAMRVVGMLGQILGPRGLMPNPKVGTVTPDVATAVRNAKAGQVRYRTDKNGIIHAGIGKVGFEADAIKQNLESLLVDLKKTKPASAKGIYVKKITLSTTMGPGLVIDQSSLEF from the coding sequence ATGACCAAGCTAACTAAGCGCGCTAAGGTTATCGCAGAGAAAGTTGACGTAACCAAGCAATACCCTCTGAGCGATGCAGTTGCTCTGTTGTCCGAGCTTTCTACTGTAAAGTTCAAGGAATCTGTTGATGTATCCGTAAATCTGGGCGTTGACCCACGTAAATCGGACCAGGTTGTTCGCGGTGCTACTGTACTGCCTGCGGGTACTGGTAAAGATGTACGTGTAGCTGTTTTTACTCAAGGCGCTAACGCTGATGCCGCAAAAGAAGCCGGCGCAGACATTGTTGGTATGGATGATCTTGCCGAGCAGGTTAAAGGCGGAAATCTGGACTTTGACGTCGTGATCGCCTCTCCGGATGCGATGCGGGTTGTGGGTATGCTGGGACAGATTCTTGGTCCGCGTGGCCTGATGCCTAACCCTAAAGTCGGTACTGTAACGCCTGACGTTGCGACGGCTGTTCGCAACGCCAAGGCTGGTCAGGTTCGCTACCGTACTGATAAGAACGGCATTATTCATGCTGGCATCGGTAAGGTTGGTTTCGAAGCTGACGCTATCAAACAAAACCTGGAGTCGTTGCTGGTTGACTTGAAAAAGACCAAGCCTGCATCTGCCAAAGGTATTTATGTGAAGAAAATCACCCTGTCCACCACCATGGGCCCGGGTCTGGTGATCGACCAGTCTTCACTGGAGTTTTAA
- the rplK gene encoding 50S ribosomal protein L11: protein MAKKIEAYIKLQVAAGQANPSPPVGPALGQHGVNIMEFCKAFNAQTQGVEPGLPIPVVITVYGDRSFTFETKTPPAAVLLLKAAKLKKGSGRPNTEKVGTVNREQLEEIAKTKEPDLTAADMDAAVRTIAGTARSMGLNVEGV from the coding sequence ATGGCTAAGAAAATCGAAGCTTATATCAAACTGCAGGTTGCTGCAGGTCAAGCAAACCCGAGTCCACCCGTTGGTCCTGCTTTGGGTCAGCACGGTGTAAACATCATGGAATTCTGCAAGGCGTTTAACGCCCAGACTCAAGGTGTTGAGCCTGGATTGCCAATTCCGGTTGTTATTACAGTATACGGCGACCGCAGCTTTACTTTTGAAACCAAAACGCCACCTGCAGCCGTTCTTCTGCTGAAAGCCGCCAAGCTGAAAAAAGGTTCCGGCCGTCCTAATACCGAGAAGGTAGGAACTGTGAACCGTGAACAGCTCGAAGAAATTGCTAAAACCAAAGAACCTGATTTGACGGCAGCAGATATGGATGCTGCTGTGCGCACCATCGCCGGTACTGCTCGCAGCATGGGCCTTAACGTGGAGGGTGTGTAA
- a CDS encoding EF-Tu C-terminal domain-related protein, with translation APVAMDEGLRFAIREGGRTVGAGVVAKIVE, from the coding sequence TCGCACCTGTTGCTATGGACGAAGGTCTGCGTTTCGCTATCCGTGAGGGTGGTCGTACCGTAGGTGCTGGTGTTGTAGCTAAAATCGTCGAGTAA